One Borreliella chilensis DNA window includes the following coding sequences:
- the fliD gene encoding flagellar hook-associated protein FliD (involved in flagellin assembly) yields the protein MASGFFVPGLESKYNTKEIRESMLKPDKAKVDSSFKKLESLEQEKSAWQLINRKISTLNSLAKEITSLNSPFNLMSGNSSNSEVLTLSTRYGSKNETHKLIVDQIASADVFLSSNFDPKKVKIPEGDYIFLVGKKEINARSNGNIDALVRDINNKGKGFLSAKIVKSDKNGNSRFVLQSLKDGKENKLVIKGEGLSFARQIGILSELKTNFNPDLSDIVVNQSSSNNRLDFDNNGLVLNPLSEVSIEIPEDIKITSRSKIKFEVRYFDTGLEESDSKIIFNPGEATFKDAKVDSEDSVVDLGSDLKTPLGKKYIQMNMIKISGKEGSLELPSVNISNNFEEVEVDVGGLSSLEEINIENKANNKVVVISNVEIFDPKNRDGHLPINAKSFAENAKIKFDGVDVERDSNVINDLVPNVTLSLKKASSDMVEAKIEPDYEGIKRVLLDFIGAYNEVLAEINIASSNEDQLGNQKSNIIEELTYLSDSQKEEAYKNLGILRSEFLLKNLKSRLESIMFKPYVTSDPNFSIINQMGVFTNSISSSGGISRYLRLDEKKFDETIRNNIDNVRELFLFDLNDDRVYDDGIAKMLGDCLSPLVTSGGVIYNKIKNYDLKIVNQKNKVEDYKKKYYEREKKVESELNTLDFTVKRMKDQENTLKAFDFNQRNKQ from the coding sequence ATGGCTTCAGGATTTTTTGTTCCTGGTCTTGAGAGTAAATACAATACTAAAGAAATTCGTGAATCCATGCTTAAGCCCGATAAAGCTAAAGTTGACTCTTCTTTTAAGAAGCTTGAATCTTTAGAGCAAGAGAAGAGCGCTTGGCAGTTAATTAATAGAAAAATATCTACTTTAAATTCTCTTGCAAAAGAAATTACATCACTTAACAGTCCTTTTAATCTAATGTCAGGAAATTCTAGTAATAGCGAAGTTTTAACTTTGTCTACTCGATATGGATCTAAGAATGAAACTCACAAGCTAATTGTTGATCAAATAGCATCAGCTGATGTATTCTTGTCTTCAAATTTTGATCCTAAAAAAGTTAAGATTCCAGAAGGAGATTATATATTTTTAGTTGGTAAAAAAGAAATTAATGCAAGAAGTAATGGAAACATTGATGCGCTTGTTAGAGATATTAATAACAAGGGGAAAGGATTTTTATCTGCAAAAATAGTAAAAAGTGATAAAAATGGCAATAGTCGGTTTGTTTTGCAATCTTTAAAGGATGGTAAAGAAAATAAGCTTGTTATTAAAGGGGAAGGATTATCTTTTGCTAGGCAAATTGGCATTTTAAGTGAGTTGAAAACCAATTTTAATCCAGACCTTTCAGATATTGTTGTAAATCAATCTAGTAGTAATAATAGGCTTGATTTTGATAACAATGGTCTTGTTTTAAATCCGCTTTCAGAGGTATCGATTGAAATTCCTGAAGATATTAAAATTACATCTAGGAGTAAAATTAAATTCGAAGTTAGATATTTTGATACAGGCTTAGAAGAGTCTGATAGTAAGATTATTTTTAATCCCGGAGAAGCTACATTTAAGGATGCAAAAGTTGACAGTGAAGACAGTGTTGTTGATCTTGGATCTGATTTGAAAACTCCTTTAGGAAAAAAGTATATTCAAATGAATATGATTAAAATATCTGGCAAGGAAGGCTCTTTAGAGCTTCCTTCAGTAAATATTTCGAATAACTTTGAAGAAGTTGAAGTTGATGTTGGAGGGCTTTCTAGCTTAGAAGAAATAAATATTGAAAATAAAGCAAATAATAAAGTAGTTGTGATTAGTAATGTCGAAATTTTTGATCCAAAAAATAGAGATGGTCATTTACCAATAAATGCTAAAAGTTTTGCTGAGAATGCAAAAATTAAATTTGATGGAGTAGATGTCGAGAGAGATTCAAATGTTATTAATGATTTGGTTCCAAATGTGACATTAAGTTTAAAAAAAGCTTCAAGTGATATGGTTGAGGCCAAAATCGAGCCTGATTATGAAGGCATTAAGAGGGTTCTTTTGGATTTTATTGGGGCTTATAATGAGGTTCTTGCTGAAATTAATATTGCTAGCTCTAATGAAGACCAACTTGGCAATCAAAAGTCTAATATAATTGAAGAGTTGACTTATCTTAGTGATTCTCAAAAAGAAGAGGCTTATAAAAATTTAGGCATTCTAAGGTCTGAGTTTTTATTGAAAAATCTTAAATCGAGGTTAGAATCAATAATGTTTAAGCCTTATGTTACTAGTGATCCTAATTTTTCAATAATCAATCAAATGGGAGTTTTTACTAATTCTATTTCTTCTTCTGGCGGGATTTCTAGATATTTAAGGCTTGATGAGAAAAAGTTTGATGAGACAATTCGTAATAATATTGACAACGTTAGAGAACTTTTTTTGTTTGACCTTAATGACGACAGAGTATATGATGATGGTATTGCTAAAATGCTAGGAGATTGTTTATCGCCTCTTGTGACTTCCGGAGGAGTTATTTATAATAAAATAAAAAATTATGACTTGAAAATTGTTAATCAAAAAAATAAGGTTGAAGATTATAAAAAAAAGTACTATGAGAGAGAGAAAAAAGTAGAGAGTGAGCTTAATACTTTGGATTTTACTGTCAAGCGTATGAAAGATCAGGAAAACACATTAAAGGCTTTTGATTTTAATCAAAGAAATAAACAATAG
- a CDS encoding N-acetylglucosamine-6-phosphate deacetylase, translated as MPSFCLFNSKSVLTGNDKLDNSAVLIKDNKIFDIVTSDRLEKMDLKEYQMIDTKGNYITPGLYDNHIHGFHGHGTDKCSTESILKMSEHLAQYGVVGFLPTLYPRPIDEMIKTIKICTAAIGKEKGAKILGLHLEGPFFSPEKRGAHPVSYLHEPSVKVMQKLIDAAGGVFTGSNGKKKTHISTMTVAPELKGMRELAIFCLENNINLQAGHTNAKYENMIEGFQVGILHTTHFFNAMSKLDHRNPNAIGAVLIHGDVSCEIIADGHHIHPKLVLMLRKLKDISKIVLVTDGLTPTLQTSGKLIANGDEVYIAEDGLFHSVKSNTIAGSALTMIQGLKNLVEFGYSLSDAVQASSYNPTRILNIDKKGLICHGYDANINVLDKDFNLKLTMIESKIIFNNL; from the coding sequence ATGCCAAGTTTTTGCTTATTCAACTCAAAATCTGTTTTAACTGGAAATGACAAATTAGATAATTCAGCAGTACTAATTAAAGATAATAAAATTTTTGATATTGTAACATCTGATAGGCTTGAAAAAATGGACCTTAAAGAATACCAAATGATTGATACAAAAGGCAACTACATAACTCCTGGTCTTTACGACAACCATATTCATGGATTTCACGGCCATGGAACAGACAAATGCTCAACAGAATCAATACTTAAAATGTCAGAGCATTTAGCACAATATGGCGTGGTAGGATTTTTGCCAACCCTTTATCCAAGACCAATAGATGAGATGATCAAAACTATAAAAATTTGTACAGCCGCAATTGGCAAAGAAAAAGGAGCTAAAATTTTGGGACTTCATCTTGAAGGACCATTTTTTTCTCCTGAGAAAAGAGGCGCACACCCTGTTTCTTACCTTCACGAACCTAGCGTTAAAGTAATGCAAAAATTAATAGATGCGGCTGGCGGAGTATTCACCGGATCAAATGGCAAAAAGAAAACACACATAAGCACAATGACTGTTGCCCCCGAACTTAAAGGCATGAGAGAACTTGCAATATTTTGTCTTGAAAACAATATAAACCTTCAAGCAGGACATACAAATGCAAAATATGAAAATATGATTGAAGGATTTCAAGTTGGCATACTTCACACAACTCATTTTTTCAATGCAATGTCAAAACTTGACCACAGAAATCCGAATGCAATAGGAGCAGTATTAATTCACGGAGATGTTTCTTGCGAAATTATTGCAGATGGTCACCACATACATCCAAAATTAGTTTTAATGCTTCGAAAGCTAAAGGATATAAGCAAAATAGTTCTTGTAACTGATGGACTTACTCCAACTCTTCAAACTTCTGGAAAACTAATCGCAAACGGAGATGAAGTTTATATTGCAGAAGATGGATTATTTCACAGCGTGAAAAGCAATACAATAGCTGGATCAGCGCTTACAATGATACAAGGCCTTAAAAATTTAGTAGAATTTGGTTACAGCCTAAGCGATGCCGTTCAAGCAAGCTCTTATAATCCTACAAGAATTCTCAATATTGATAAAAAAGGATTAATATGTCATGGATATGATGCAAACATCAATGTCCTAGATAAAGATTTTAATCTAAAATTAACAATGATAGAATCAAAAATAATTTTCAACAATCTCTAA
- the nagB gene encoding glucosamine-6-phosphate deaminase (catalyzes the reversible formation of fructose 6-phosphate from glucosamine 6-phosphate): MRLIIRPTYEDISRWAANHVAQKIKKFSPTKDKPFILGLPTGSSPIGMYKNLIALNKNGKISFQNVITFNMDEYIGIEKNHPESYHSFMWKNFFSQIDIKKENINILNGNALNLKKECEEYEKKIKAFGGIMLFVGGIGPDGHIAFNEPGSSLTSRTRIKTLTQDTIIANSRFFEGNVNKVPKNALTVGIGTIMDSQEILIIVNGHNKARALKHAIEKGVNHMWTISALQLHKNAIIVSDKNATYELKVGTVEYFNDIEKENFNNDLK, translated from the coding sequence ATGAGATTAATAATCAGACCCACATATGAGGATATATCAAGATGGGCAGCAAATCACGTAGCACAAAAAATTAAAAAATTTTCTCCAACAAAAGATAAGCCATTTATTCTGGGACTTCCAACAGGAAGCTCGCCAATTGGAATGTACAAGAATTTAATTGCATTAAATAAAAATGGAAAAATTTCATTTCAAAATGTCATAACTTTTAACATGGACGAGTACATAGGAATTGAAAAAAATCATCCTGAAAGTTACCACTCATTCATGTGGAAAAATTTTTTTTCTCAAATTGACATTAAAAAAGAAAACATAAATATACTAAATGGAAATGCTTTAAATCTCAAAAAAGAATGTGAAGAGTATGAAAAAAAAATCAAAGCTTTCGGAGGAATCATGCTTTTTGTAGGTGGAATTGGCCCGGATGGGCACATTGCTTTTAACGAACCGGGCTCTTCCTTAACATCAAGAACAAGAATTAAAACTTTAACACAAGACACAATCATTGCTAATTCAAGATTTTTCGAAGGCAATGTAAACAAAGTTCCAAAAAATGCACTAACTGTTGGAATTGGAACAATTATGGATTCTCAAGAAATTTTAATAATAGTAAATGGACATAACAAAGCAAGAGCACTAAAGCATGCTATTGAAAAAGGGGTTAACCACATGTGGACTATTAGCGCACTTCAATTACATAAAAATGCAATAATAGTATCTGACAAAAATGCAACTTATGAATTAAAAGTTGGAACAGTAGAATACTTTAACGACATAGAAAAAGAAAACTTTAATAATGACTTAAAATAA
- a CDS encoding superoxide dismutase, producing the protein MFELPKLGYAYDAVEPYIDAKTMEIHHSKHHNGFVVNLNSIFEKMGKSHLKDVSTILKNIHNFPEEFQTPIRNNAGGYSNHTLYFRTLKPGNKSNLLEKFESDINAAFGSLEALKASLKDTAMKIFGSGWAWLVLCPDSGLKVISMPNQDSPLMKLYKPVLGIDVWEHAYYLKYQNRRIEYVDAFLKALNWEEVSKIYNEANN; encoded by the coding sequence ATGTTTGAACTGCCAAAGCTTGGTTATGCTTATGATGCTGTTGAGCCTTATATTGATGCTAAAACTATGGAAATTCATCATAGCAAGCATCATAATGGTTTTGTAGTGAATTTAAATTCTATTTTTGAAAAAATGGGAAAAAGTCATTTAAAAGACGTATCAACTATATTAAAAAATATTCACAATTTTCCAGAAGAATTTCAAACCCCAATAAGAAATAATGCTGGGGGTTATTCGAACCATACTTTATATTTTAGAACTTTAAAACCAGGAAATAAGAGTAATCTTTTAGAAAAGTTTGAAAGTGATATTAATGCAGCTTTTGGAAGTTTAGAGGCTCTTAAGGCTAGTTTGAAAGATACTGCAATGAAAATTTTTGGAAGTGGTTGGGCATGGTTAGTGCTGTGTCCTGATAGTGGGCTTAAAGTGATTTCAATGCCTAATCAGGATAGTCCTTTAATGAAGCTTTATAAACCGGTTTTAGGTATTGATGTTTGGGAGCATGCTTATTATCTTAAATATCAAAATAGAAGAATTGAATATGTTGATGCATTTTTAAAGGCTTTAAATTGGGAAGAAGTTTCAAAAATTTACAATGAAGCTAATAATTAG
- the secA gene encoding preprotein translocase subunit SecA (functions in protein export; can interact with acidic membrane phospholipids and the SecYEG protein complex; binds to preproteins; binds to ATP and undergoes a conformational change to promote membrane insertion of SecA/bound preprotein; ATP hydrolysis appears to drive release of the preprotein from SecA and deinsertion of SecA from the membrane; additional proteins SecD/F/YajC aid SecA recycling; exists in an equilibrium between monomers and dimers; may possibly form higher order oligomers; proteins in this cluster correspond SecA1; SecA2 is not essential and seems to play a role in secretion of a subset of proteins) produces the protein MLKAVLEATIGSKSKRDLKDYLPALRNINKLEHWALLLADEDFSKETEKLKIELKSGNSLESILERAFTLSREAARRRLKERPYDVQIIAGLALHKGKIIEMKTGEGKTLSSVQAAYLNSLTGNGVIIVTVNDYLAERDSNWMKPVFDLLGVSVGVVLSNMDYELRKAQYAKDITYVTNNELGFDYLRDNMRYDLNEKSLRKFNYCIIDEIDSILIDEARTPLIISGPTEGSTSAYLEVNSLVSFLKECAKDPKTGDYPLEIDDLDGDYTVDEKAKRISFTAKGLNNLEQLLVSKGIISGSMYTDSNFNYVHYMTQALKAHLLFLKDREYIVGDSGVEIVDEFTGRVLTGRRYSDGLHQAIEAKEGVRVANENKTMATITFQNLFRMFDKISGMTGTADTEAKEFHRIYNLDVVVVPTNRLLARIDEDDTIYYTEEFKFNAITDEVYKTYKKGQPVLVGTVSIEKSEILSAMFRNRGIKHEVLNAKNHSREAFIIAEAGAKHAVTIATNMAGRGTDIKLGGNIEHRVRKKIGTNVSLEEFQEAVKNERENYLKDYNEVKSLGGLYVIGSERHESRRIDNQLRGRSGRQGDPGRSRFYVSLEDDLMRLFAGDNLRSLMGKLGMATGEPITHSLLTKSLINAQKRVEDRNFEIRKHLLEYDDVITKQREFIYAQRNSILEDTAIKDRILIALEEYLNFLLEGTKSSVVSNVFLNEVNLIFAYMLDSLGSIENINSFDLKSKLMQIAKANLDEKENLVGKDLFNGFLRYEYLKNIDFKFQEHLANLDSLREAVYLRSYANKNPITEYKEEGFLIFSELIKDVKVSTIRRVLQLKLDGNSSDFKSVKKTKNVNAIHKELSGIVINESKSVSNIQVVRSSPKIGRNEPCYCGSGKKYKNCHGKS, from the coding sequence ATGTTAAAAGCAGTACTTGAGGCAACCATTGGCTCAAAAAGTAAAAGAGATTTAAAAGATTATCTTCCAGCTTTAAGAAATATTAATAAGCTTGAACATTGGGCGTTATTATTAGCAGATGAAGATTTTTCAAAAGAGACAGAAAAGCTTAAAATTGAATTGAAATCGGGCAATTCTTTAGAGAGTATTTTAGAGAGAGCTTTTACTCTTTCTAGAGAAGCTGCTAGAAGGCGTCTTAAAGAAAGGCCTTATGATGTTCAAATCATTGCAGGACTTGCTCTTCACAAGGGTAAAATAATAGAGATGAAAACAGGAGAAGGAAAAACCCTTTCGTCAGTTCAGGCTGCTTATTTGAATAGTTTAACAGGGAATGGGGTTATTATTGTTACTGTTAATGATTATCTTGCAGAGCGTGATTCCAATTGGATGAAACCCGTTTTTGATCTCTTAGGTGTTAGCGTTGGGGTTGTTCTATCTAATATGGATTATGAGTTAAGAAAAGCTCAATATGCCAAAGATATTACTTATGTTACAAATAATGAACTTGGATTTGATTATTTAAGAGATAATATGCGTTATGACTTGAATGAAAAATCTTTAAGAAAGTTTAATTATTGTATTATTGATGAGATTGATTCTATTTTAATTGATGAGGCAAGAACCCCTTTGATTATTTCAGGACCTACTGAAGGCAGTACTAGTGCCTATCTTGAGGTTAATTCTCTTGTATCATTTTTAAAAGAGTGTGCTAAGGATCCCAAAACAGGCGATTATCCTTTAGAAATAGATGATCTTGATGGTGATTATACTGTTGATGAAAAAGCTAAAAGAATTTCTTTTACCGCTAAAGGACTTAATAATCTTGAGCAGCTTTTAGTTTCTAAAGGTATTATTAGTGGGTCTATGTATACTGATTCTAATTTTAATTATGTTCACTATATGACTCAAGCATTGAAGGCTCATTTGCTTTTTTTAAAAGATAGAGAATATATTGTTGGTGATTCTGGGGTTGAGATTGTAGATGAATTTACTGGCCGAGTTCTAACAGGACGAAGATATTCTGATGGACTTCATCAAGCTATTGAAGCTAAAGAGGGGGTTAGGGTTGCTAATGAAAATAAGACTATGGCAACCATTACTTTCCAAAATTTATTTAGAATGTTTGATAAAATTTCTGGAATGACGGGTACAGCTGATACAGAGGCTAAAGAATTTCATAGAATATATAATCTTGATGTAGTTGTAGTTCCAACAAACAGATTGTTAGCACGAATAGATGAGGATGATACTATTTATTATACAGAAGAATTTAAGTTTAATGCGATTACAGATGAGGTTTATAAAACCTACAAGAAGGGACAGCCAGTTTTAGTAGGGACTGTTTCAATTGAAAAATCTGAAATTTTATCAGCTATGTTTAGAAATAGAGGCATTAAGCACGAAGTGCTTAATGCAAAAAATCATTCTCGTGAAGCTTTTATTATTGCTGAGGCTGGAGCAAAACATGCAGTTACAATAGCTACAAATATGGCTGGTCGTGGTACAGATATCAAGCTTGGAGGCAATATTGAACATAGGGTTAGAAAAAAAATTGGAACTAATGTAAGTCTTGAAGAATTTCAAGAGGCTGTTAAAAACGAGAGAGAAAATTATCTAAAAGACTACAATGAAGTTAAAAGCCTTGGCGGACTTTATGTTATTGGTAGTGAGCGTCACGAATCAAGAAGAATAGACAACCAGCTTCGTGGGCGTAGTGGAAGGCAGGGTGATCCTGGACGGTCAAGATTTTATGTATCGCTTGAGGATGATTTAATGCGTCTTTTTGCTGGGGACAATTTAAGATCTTTAATGGGAAAGCTTGGAATGGCAACAGGAGAGCCTATTACGCATTCTCTTTTAACTAAGTCTTTAATCAATGCTCAAAAAAGAGTAGAAGATAGAAATTTTGAAATTAGAAAGCATTTGTTAGAGTATGACGATGTTATTACAAAGCAGAGGGAGTTTATTTATGCTCAGAGGAATTCTATTCTTGAAGATACAGCTATTAAGGATCGTATTCTTATTGCTTTAGAAGAGTATCTTAATTTTTTGCTTGAGGGAACAAAAAGTAGCGTAGTTTCAAATGTTTTTTTAAATGAGGTCAATTTGATTTTTGCCTATATGCTTGATAGTCTTGGGTCTATTGAGAATATTAATTCTTTTGATTTGAAATCTAAGCTGATGCAAATAGCAAAGGCAAATTTAGACGAAAAGGAAAATTTGGTAGGTAAGGACCTTTTTAATGGATTTTTAAGATATGAATATTTGAAAAATATTGATTTTAAATTTCAAGAGCATCTTGCAAATTTAGACTCTTTAAGAGAAGCTGTTTATCTAAGGTCTTATGCTAATAAAAATCCAATTACAGAGTATAAAGAAGAGGGATTTTTAATATTTAGCGAGCTTATTAAAGACGTTAAAGTTTCTACCATAAGGCGTGTTCTTCAATTAAAGTTAGATGGAAATTCTTCCGATTTTAAGTCAGTTAAAAAAACTAAAAATGTTAATGCAATCCATAAAGAACTTTCAGGAATTGTTATTAACGAGAGTAAAAGTGTTTCTAATATTCAAGTGGTTAGAAGTTCTCCTAAAATAGGTAGAAATGAGCCTTGTTATTGTGGAAGTGGGAAGAAATACAAAAATTGTCATGGTAAAAGTTAG